One window from the genome of Magnolia sinica isolate HGM2019 chromosome 4, MsV1, whole genome shotgun sequence encodes:
- the LOC131243704 gene encoding uncharacterized protein LOC131243704 gives MREISSSSCRCDGSSTIATVDEIQRRLHRPIPPPPSSRPSFSTDIKLHDSIEKERDSEKKKLEDYLDPILLSAISSKMKGNRRNGEKKRKRDAEFEWPTEDLRVFFEDARSEWIDGAVSLDDDLETTVKEDGGSGSPFRRFEETVLTLFNKG, from the exons ATGCGTGagatcagcagcagcagctgcagaTGCGACGGCTCGAGTACCATTGCAACCGTCGATGAAATCCAGAGACGCCTCCACCGTCCGATTCCTCCTCCTCCCTCGTCTCG GCCATCTTTCTCAACCGATATCAAACTGCACGATTCGatcgagaaagagagagattcgGAGAAGAAGAAGCTGGAAGATTACTTAGATCCGATCCTGCTTTCTGCAATTTCTTCGAAAATGAAGGGGAATAGACGGAACGGAGAGAAGAAGCGGAAGAGGGATGCGGAATTCGAGTGGCCGACGGAGGATCTGAGGGTATTTTTTGAAGACGCGAGAAGTGAGTGGATTGACGGAGCCGTTAGCCTTGACGACGATCTGGAGACGACTGTTAAAGAAGACGGAGGAAGCGGTTCTCCGTTTCGACGGTTCGAGGAAACGGTGTTGACGCTTTTCAACAAAGGGTGA